One window of the Rhizorhabdus dicambivorans genome contains the following:
- a CDS encoding HPr family phosphocarrier protein, with the protein MTVLSREVQITNIRGLHARASAKFVTLASTHSAEVEVEKDGSKVAGTSIMGLMMLGAAKGDSVIISATGDGAERALAALVELVEGKFGEE; encoded by the coding sequence ATGACCGTCCTGAGCCGTGAGGTCCAGATCACCAACATCCGGGGCCTTCACGCCCGCGCCAGCGCCAAGTTCGTCACCCTCGCCAGCACCCATAGTGCCGAGGTGGAGGTGGAGAAGGACGGCTCGAAGGTCGCCGGCACGTCGATCATGGGGCTGATGATGCTGGGCGCCGCCAAGGGCGACAGCGTGATCATCTCCGCGACGGGCGATGGCGCGGAAAGGGCGCTCGCCGCGCTGGTCGAACTGGTCGAGGGCAAATTCGGCGAGGAATGA
- a CDS encoding HPr kinase/phosphorylase yields the protein MRVAGNPIHASSVLIGGRVLLIAGRAGSGKSDLTLRLIDRGALLVADDYTRLERRGMTLIASPPAEIAGRIEVRGVGIIDTAFASEGPVALLLDLDAPADRLPEEPLPTTELEGIAIPTLPFVALEASAPIKAERALRQLGVGGPS from the coding sequence ATGAGGGTGGCGGGCAACCCCATCCATGCCAGCAGCGTGCTGATCGGCGGGCGGGTGCTGCTGATCGCAGGCCGCGCGGGGAGCGGCAAGTCGGATCTCACCTTGCGGCTGATCGATCGCGGCGCGCTGCTCGTCGCCGACGATTATACCAGGCTCGAACGGCGCGGCATGACGCTGATCGCCAGCCCCCCCGCCGAAATCGCCGGCAGGATCGAGGTTCGCGGCGTCGGCATCATCGATACCGCCTTCGCCTCCGAAGGGCCGGTGGCGTTGCTGCTCGATCTCGACGCCCCCGCCGACCGACTCCCAGAGGAGCCGCTGCCGACCACCGAGCTGGAAGGAATCGCCATCCCCACCCTGCCCTTCGTCGCACTGGAGGCCTCGGCACCGATCAAGGCCGAGCGGGCGCTGCGCCAGCTTGGCGTGGGGGGCCCGTCATGA
- a CDS encoding phosphoenolpyruvate carboxykinase, protein MPQFTPAFGLDKQGIDVDAGIHWNLGTAPLVELAVQRGEGMLAKDGPFVVKTGTHTGRSANDKFIVRDAETENTVWWGKTNKGMAPEHFAALKADFLAHLKTRETLFVQDLFGGSQPAHRVNVRVVTEFAWHSLFIRTLLVRPEVAELAAFVPEFTIIDLPSFVADPARHGCRSETVIAVNFTEKLILIGGTRYAGEMKKSVFGILNYKLPVAGVMPMHCSANIGPRGDTAIFFGLSGTGKTTLSADASRTLIGDDEHGWSDEAVFNFEGGCYAKMINLSAEAEPEIYATTKRFGTVLENVVIDPDTREIDLDDGSLAENSRGSYPIDFIPNASAENLGPVPKNIIFLTADAYGVLPPIAKLTPDQAMYHFLSGYTARVAGTEIGVTEPSATFSTCFGAPFMPRHPSVYGNLLKERIAKGGVDCWLVNTGWTGGQYGVGHRMPIKVTRALLNAALDGSLNNAEFRVDPNFGFKVPVSVSGVESQILNPRETWPDAAAYDVTAQKLVGQFIENFAQFEDHVDEGVRQAAPKAA, encoded by the coding sequence GTGCCTCAGTTCACCCCCGCTTTCGGTCTCGACAAACAGGGAATCGATGTCGACGCCGGAATCCACTGGAACCTTGGAACCGCGCCGCTCGTCGAGCTGGCGGTCCAGCGGGGCGAGGGCATGCTCGCCAAGGACGGCCCCTTCGTGGTCAAGACCGGGACGCACACCGGCCGGTCGGCCAACGACAAGTTCATCGTCCGCGATGCCGAGACCGAGAATACGGTGTGGTGGGGCAAGACCAACAAGGGCATGGCGCCCGAGCATTTCGCCGCGCTGAAGGCCGATTTCCTCGCGCATCTGAAGACCCGCGAGACGCTGTTCGTCCAGGACCTGTTCGGTGGATCGCAGCCGGCGCACCGGGTCAATGTCCGCGTCGTCACCGAATTCGCCTGGCACAGCCTGTTCATCCGGACCCTGCTGGTGCGCCCCGAGGTGGCCGAGCTGGCGGCGTTCGTGCCTGAGTTCACGATCATCGACCTGCCGAGCTTCGTCGCCGATCCCGCTCGCCACGGTTGCCGCAGCGAGACGGTGATCGCCGTCAACTTCACCGAGAAGCTGATTCTGATCGGCGGCACCCGCTATGCCGGCGAGATGAAGAAATCGGTGTTCGGCATCCTCAACTACAAGCTGCCCGTCGCCGGCGTGATGCCGATGCACTGCTCGGCGAACATCGGCCCCAGGGGCGATACCGCGATCTTCTTCGGCCTGTCGGGCACCGGCAAGACGACCTTGTCGGCCGACGCCTCGCGCACCCTGATCGGCGACGACGAGCATGGCTGGTCGGATGAGGCGGTCTTCAACTTCGAGGGCGGCTGCTATGCCAAGATGATCAACCTCTCGGCCGAGGCCGAGCCCGAAATCTACGCCACCACCAAGCGCTTCGGCACGGTGCTGGAGAATGTCGTGATCGATCCCGACACTCGCGAGATCGACCTCGATGACGGCAGCCTCGCCGAGAACAGCCGCGGCTCCTATCCGATCGATTTCATCCCGAACGCGTCTGCCGAGAATCTGGGCCCAGTCCCGAAGAACATCATCTTCCTGACCGCAGACGCCTATGGCGTGTTGCCGCCGATCGCGAAGCTGACCCCCGACCAGGCGATGTACCATTTCCTCTCCGGCTACACCGCACGCGTCGCCGGCACCGAGATTGGCGTCACCGAGCCGTCGGCAACCTTTTCGACCTGCTTCGGCGCGCCGTTCATGCCGCGCCATCCGTCGGTCTACGGGAATCTGCTCAAGGAGCGGATCGCCAAGGGCGGCGTCGATTGCTGGTTGGTCAACACCGGCTGGACCGGCGGCCAATATGGTGTCGGCCACCGCATGCCGATCAAGGTGACTCGCGCGCTACTCAACGCCGCGCTCGACGGCAGCCTGAACAATGCCGAGTTCCGGGTCGATCCCAATTTCGGCTTCAAGGTGCCGGTGTCGGTTTCCGGTGTCGAGAGCCAGATCCTCAACCCGCGCGAGACCTGGCCGGACGCGGCCGCCTATGACGTGACCGCCCAGAAGCTGGTCGGCCAGTTCATCGAGAATTTCGCGCAATTCGAGGATCATGTAGACGAAGGCGTCCGTCAGGCGGCTCCGAAGGCCGCCTGA
- a CDS encoding PTS sugar transporter subunit IIA — translation MIGLVLVTHGRLAAEFVTAMEHVVGPQTAIEAICIGPDDDMESRRADIARAVKAVDDGSGVILLTDLFGGTPSNLAISLMEPGRVEVIAGINLPMLIRLEGARKMMKIKAAVAAARDAGRKYISVASEVLGEAAA, via the coding sequence ATGATCGGATTGGTGCTCGTTACCCATGGCCGTCTAGCGGCCGAGTTCGTGACCGCGATGGAGCATGTCGTCGGTCCGCAGACGGCGATCGAGGCGATCTGCATCGGTCCCGACGACGATATGGAAAGCCGCCGGGCGGACATCGCCCGCGCGGTGAAGGCCGTCGATGACGGTTCGGGCGTGATCCTGCTCACCGATCTGTTCGGCGGCACTCCGTCCAACCTCGCCATCTCGCTGATGGAGCCTGGCCGGGTCGAGGTTATCGCGGGCATCAACCTGCCGATGCTGATCCGTCTGGAAGGCGCGCGCAAGATGATGAAGATCAAGGCCGCCGTCGCCGCGGCGCGCGACGCCGGACGCAAATATATCTCGGTCGCATCCGAAGTGCTTGGGGAAGCCGCTGCATGA
- a CDS encoding GGDEF domain-containing protein, which yields MYEGKPPSSAGRKGWSFDAIFGRSAEEGAPVPAPAVSGQSYSVEPPATDLFMRIGGFLRAHRLDPSPTNYDLAYHYLGGHDPALIASVEEAIARDGILRPEIAEGLAEAAMNKVSSELLEKLIDQAHQSVSLAAALVGQSRTDANAYGSALDKGQAALQAGGEPAGRALELMVELTRTMIGKTQDAERRLSEMGGRMETLQGELAEAQAVAETDPLTGLANRRAFQSRLARAMAQALKEGTPLSVAFCDIDFFKKINDNHGHDTGDRILKMVAEALVEGLGEDAYVGRFGGEEFLVLFDGIMARRAAMRVDEVRDELSGRHLVSKTTGEPLGTVTFSAGIAQLSDGEEEGEMLKRADEALYAAKNGGRNRVLIHGED from the coding sequence ATGTACGAAGGAAAGCCGCCATCCTCCGCCGGCCGCAAGGGCTGGAGCTTCGACGCCATCTTCGGCCGTTCCGCGGAGGAGGGCGCCCCGGTGCCCGCGCCGGCCGTGTCGGGCCAGTCTTACAGCGTCGAGCCGCCGGCGACCGACCTGTTCATGCGGATCGGCGGTTTCCTGCGCGCCCACCGGCTCGATCCGAGCCCGACCAACTATGATCTCGCCTATCATTATCTGGGTGGCCATGATCCGGCGCTGATCGCCTCGGTGGAGGAAGCGATCGCCCGCGATGGCATATTGCGGCCCGAGATTGCCGAAGGCCTGGCCGAAGCGGCGATGAACAAGGTTTCGTCCGAGCTGTTGGAGAAGCTGATCGATCAGGCCCACCAGAGCGTGTCCCTGGCCGCAGCGCTGGTCGGCCAGTCGCGCACCGATGCCAACGCCTATGGCAGCGCCCTCGACAAGGGCCAGGCCGCGCTCCAGGCCGGTGGCGAGCCGGCGGGCCGCGCGCTCGAACTGATGGTCGAGTTGACCCGCACGATGATCGGCAAGACTCAGGATGCCGAGCGCCGCCTGAGCGAGATGGGCGGCAGGATGGAGACGCTGCAGGGGGAGCTTGCCGAAGCGCAGGCGGTGGCGGAGACCGATCCGTTGACCGGACTTGCCAACCGCCGCGCTTTCCAGTCGCGTCTCGCCCGCGCCATGGCGCAGGCGCTGAAGGAAGGCACGCCGCTGTCCGTGGCTTTCTGCGACATCGATTTCTTCAAGAAGATCAATGACAACCACGGCCATGACACTGGCGACCGGATCCTCAAGATGGTCGCCGAAGCGCTGGTCGAGGGGCTGGGCGAGGATGCCTATGTCGGCCGTTTCGGAGGCGAGGAGTTCCTGGTGCTGTTCGACGGCATCATGGCGCGCCGTGCCGCAATGCGCGTGGACGAGGTGCGCGACGAACTGTCGGGCCGGCATCTTGTCTCCAAGACGACCGGCGAACCGCTCGGTACCGTCACCTTCTCGGCGGGCATCGCCCAGCTGTCGGATGGCGAGGAGGAAGGCGAGATGCTGAAGCGTGCCGACGAGGCGCTCTATGCCGCCAAGAATGGTGGCCGAAACCGGGTGCTGATCCACGGCGAGGACTGA
- a CDS encoding helix-turn-helix domain-containing protein — protein MRYFSAMGYEGISKLTARQRDCLRLVLHHKQSKEIGRELGISPMTVDNHFRSAIQTLGVSNRLEAALLLDSFERGETSQQLTSQPETVVSRPQRPIMSSPADVGDGQREMYSALREDQVPYRTYREIGIVDFPLPVPTRGKPRNDLTIAQRLFWIAILVFGMGLGAGALLSGFAALSNIVLALKR, from the coding sequence ATGCGGTATTTTTCCGCCATGGGCTACGAGGGCATTTCGAAACTTACCGCACGGCAGCGCGACTGCCTGCGCCTCGTGCTGCACCATAAACAGTCCAAGGAAATCGGTCGCGAGCTCGGCATCTCGCCGATGACGGTCGACAACCATTTCCGTAGCGCGATCCAGACTCTCGGCGTTTCCAACCGCCTCGAAGCGGCGCTTCTGCTCGATTCCTTTGAGCGTGGCGAGACTAGTCAGCAATTGACTAGTCAACCGGAAACCGTTGTTTCCCGGCCCCAGAGGCCCATCATGTCCTCACCGGCCGATGTCGGAGACGGGCAGAGAGAAATGTACAGCGCACTTCGCGAGGACCAGGTCCCCTACCGGACCTACCGAGAGATAGGCATCGTCGATTTCCCCTTGCCCGTGCCTACCAGGGGGAAGCCACGCAATGACCTGACGATCGCCCAACGCCTGTTCTGGATCGCCATATTGGTTTTCGGAATGGGGCTGGGTGCCGGCGCGTTACTGTCAGGCTTCGCCGCACTGTCGAACATCGTCCTGGCGCTCAAGCGCTAG
- a CDS encoding sensor histidine kinase: MPKNDSALGTPEAAARTSLTTRILAVNIFALAMLAGGFFYLDSYRSQLIDARLDETATQVRLIAEAYAVTPAEDRPKLLAKFGQVTETRLRIYHYPVPSVAPASIPVQFDSWSISPPTYQLRDPTQEEWQKRVARFLDRTIDVIVGADRPGQYADPDRDTLVAWPLAQQAMKVHGLVTDVERAPDRTPMILAAIDIRNPRGGGDILLSTENQRDIIRIVRAERLRLTVVLLIVVLVSVSLSLFLARTIVRPLRRLALAAHRVRLGRAREVQVPRLPERRDEIGTLARALSDMSMAIRQRIDATEAFAADVTHELKNPLASLRSAVDSLGLVKDPELQKQLIDVIRDDVGRLDRLITDIAEASRVDAELARARFESVDLGIMIEGLLTAREERGRNRDVRVAFARPHRGTAVVFGDGSRLTRVIENLVENAVSFSPPQGLVQVAATRDGDDVVIRVEDEGPGVPPEAREAIFNRFHSDRPEGEQFGRHSGLGLAIAKAIVEGHNGTIMATDRDNAPTGARFVIRLPAWSR; encoded by the coding sequence TTGCCGAAGAATGACAGCGCCCTCGGCACGCCCGAAGCCGCCGCGCGGACCTCGCTCACCACTCGCATACTGGCGGTCAACATCTTCGCCCTGGCGATGCTGGCGGGCGGCTTCTTCTATCTGGACAGCTACCGCTCGCAGCTTATCGACGCACGGCTCGACGAGACCGCGACCCAGGTTCGCCTGATCGCGGAGGCCTATGCGGTCACCCCGGCCGAGGACCGGCCCAAGCTCCTCGCCAAATTCGGCCAGGTCACCGAGACGCGCCTGCGCATCTATCATTATCCGGTCCCCTCGGTAGCGCCTGCCTCGATACCGGTCCAGTTCGACAGCTGGAGCATATCGCCCCCGACCTACCAGCTGCGCGATCCGACGCAGGAGGAATGGCAGAAGCGCGTCGCTCGCTTCCTCGATCGGACGATCGACGTGATCGTCGGTGCCGACCGTCCCGGCCAATATGCCGATCCGGATCGGGACACGCTGGTAGCCTGGCCGCTCGCCCAGCAGGCGATGAAGGTCCATGGCCTCGTCACCGACGTGGAGCGCGCGCCCGATCGGACACCGATGATCCTGGCCGCGATCGACATCCGCAACCCGCGCGGCGGCGGGGACATATTGCTCTCCACCGAAAACCAGCGGGACATCATCCGCATTGTCCGCGCGGAGCGGCTTCGGCTCACTGTCGTGTTGCTGATCGTGGTGCTGGTATCGGTCAGCCTGTCGCTGTTCCTGGCGCGCACCATCGTCCGCCCGCTGCGCCGGCTCGCGCTCGCCGCCCACCGCGTCCGCCTCGGCCGCGCGCGGGAGGTGCAGGTGCCGCGCCTGCCGGAGCGACGCGACGAAATCGGCACGCTCGCCCGCGCACTTTCCGACATGAGCATGGCGATCCGCCAACGGATCGACGCGACCGAGGCATTCGCCGCCGACGTCACCCATGAGCTGAAGAACCCCCTCGCCTCGCTGCGGTCGGCCGTCGACAGCCTGGGCCTGGTGAAGGACCCGGAACTCCAGAAGCAGCTGATCGACGTGATCCGCGACGATGTCGGCCGCCTGGACCGGCTGATCACCGACATCGCAGAGGCGTCCCGCGTCGATGCGGAACTGGCCCGCGCGCGCTTCGAGTCGGTCGATCTCGGCATCATGATCGAAGGATTGCTCACCGCGCGCGAGGAGCGCGGGCGCAACCGCGATGTCCGCGTCGCATTCGCCCGGCCGCATCGCGGCACCGCCGTGGTGTTCGGCGACGGTTCGCGCCTGACCCGCGTTATCGAGAATCTCGTCGAGAACGCGGTTTCTTTTTCGCCGCCCCAGGGCCTCGTTCAGGTTGCAGCCACCCGCGATGGCGATGATGTGGTGATCCGGGTAGAGGACGAAGGGCCGGGCGTCCCGCCGGAAGCGCGCGAGGCCATCTTCAACCGCTTCCACAGCGACCGGCCGGAGGGCGAGCAGTTCGGGCGCCACAGCGGCCTCGGCCTCGCCATCGCGAAGGCGATTGTCGAAGGGCATAATGGAACGATCATGGCTACCGACCGGGACAATGCCCCCACTGGCGCCAGGTTCGTCATCCGCCTGCCTGCCTGGAGCCGATAG
- a CDS encoding response regulator transcription factor translates to MSPTIALVDDDRNILTSVSIALQSEGFTVRVYSDGETALKALLDNPPDLAVLDIKMPRMDGMELLRRLREKSSIPTIFLTSKDDELDEALGLAMGADDYITKPFSQRLLIARIRAILRRTEARAMPEDQPDTPAAEKIVRGRLEMDPARHRVQWNGQDVTLTVTEFLILEALAQRPGFVKSRDQLMDTAYQDDVYVDDRTIDSHIKRLRRKFRQVDSEFKAIETLYGVGYRFAEE, encoded by the coding sequence ATGTCGCCCACGATCGCGCTGGTCGATGACGATCGCAACATCCTCACGTCGGTGTCGATCGCCTTGCAGTCCGAAGGCTTCACCGTCCGGGTCTATTCGGATGGTGAGACGGCGCTGAAGGCGCTGCTCGACAATCCCCCCGACCTCGCCGTGCTCGACATCAAGATGCCGCGCATGGACGGCATGGAACTGCTTCGCCGGCTGCGCGAGAAGAGCAGCATCCCGACGATCTTCCTGACGTCCAAGGACGATGAGCTGGACGAGGCGCTCGGCCTTGCCATGGGTGCCGACGACTATATCACCAAGCCCTTCTCGCAACGGCTTCTTATCGCCCGTATCCGCGCGATACTGCGCCGGACAGAGGCGCGCGCCATGCCCGAGGACCAGCCCGACACGCCCGCGGCCGAGAAGATCGTGCGCGGCCGCCTGGAGATGGACCCGGCCCGCCACCGCGTGCAGTGGAACGGCCAGGACGTTACGCTGACCGTCACCGAATTCCTGATCCTGGAGGCGCTCGCGCAGCGGCCGGGCTTCGTCAAGTCACGCGACCAGTTGATGGACACCGCCTATCAGGACGACGTGTATGTCGACGACCGCACGATCGACAGCCATATCAAGCGGCTGCGGCGCAAGTTCCGCCAGGTCGATAGCGAGTTCAAGGCGATCGAGACCCTCTATGGCGTAGGCTATCGCTTTGCCGAAGAATGA
- the greB gene encoding transcription elongation factor GreB, giving the protein MSEQKPNYITPAGFAAMRARYDQLFGTERPALVEVISWAAGNGDRSENGDYIYGRKKLREIDRELAHLSRRMKAAKVVDPARQEDRSKVFFGATVTIVDEDDVERIVTLVGIDESDASAGRISWISPLAHALKGASVGDLRRVNLPGGVREHEILAIRYPDP; this is encoded by the coding sequence ATGAGCGAGCAGAAGCCCAATTACATAACGCCTGCCGGCTTCGCCGCGATGCGCGCCCGATATGATCAGCTGTTCGGCACCGAACGGCCGGCGCTGGTCGAGGTGATCAGCTGGGCGGCAGGCAATGGCGACCGCTCGGAGAATGGCGACTATATCTATGGCCGCAAGAAGCTGCGCGAGATCGATCGCGAGCTGGCGCATCTGTCGCGGCGCATGAAGGCCGCCAAAGTTGTAGATCCCGCGCGGCAGGAGGACCGCAGCAAGGTCTTCTTCGGCGCCACCGTCACGATCGTCGACGAAGATGATGTCGAGCGCATCGTGACACTGGTGGGAATCGATGAATCCGATGCGAGCGCCGGCAGGATCAGCTGGATTTCCCCCCTGGCTCATGCGCTGAAGGGCGCCTCGGTGGGCGATCTGCGCCGGGTCAACCTGCCCGGCGGCGTCCGCGAGCATGAGATTCTCGCGATTCGCTATCCCGATCCCTGA
- the rapZ gene encoding RNase adapter RapZ, with protein sequence MAGQPRRLLFVTGMSGSGKKTALKALEDMGWETVDNLPLSLLDRLLAASPPEGSVDDERPLALGIDSRTRDFDSAGVVRRARLLRAQGRDAAILFLDCSGAELARRYSETRSRHPLAQDRQVEDGIAEERHLLSPLRDAADELIDTTDRSTNDLQAYLRRVFSDSVAGGITLTVMSFGFSRGVPRDADLMFDMRFLRNPHWVPELKPRTGLDPEVAAYVQADPTYAEARARIEALILLLLPRYEAEGKSYVTIAIGCTGGKHRSVHFAEALAIGLREAGFSPTVRHRELTHQKSDDQESTVPGIGS encoded by the coding sequence ATGGCGGGGCAACCGCGCCGGCTTCTGTTCGTCACCGGCATGTCCGGCTCGGGCAAGAAGACCGCGCTGAAGGCGCTGGAGGACATGGGCTGGGAGACGGTCGACAATCTGCCGCTTTCGCTGCTCGACCGGCTGCTCGCCGCAAGCCCGCCCGAAGGCAGCGTCGATGATGAGCGTCCGCTGGCGCTCGGCATCGACAGCCGCACCCGCGATTTCGACAGCGCGGGCGTGGTTCGACGCGCCCGGTTGCTGCGCGCGCAGGGCCGCGATGCGGCGATATTGTTCCTCGACTGTTCGGGCGCCGAGCTGGCGCGCCGTTATTCGGAAACGCGCAGCCGGCATCCGCTTGCCCAGGATCGGCAGGTGGAGGACGGGATAGCCGAGGAACGCCACCTGCTGAGCCCGCTGCGCGACGCCGCTGACGAGCTGATCGACACCACCGACCGATCGACCAACGATCTCCAGGCCTATCTGCGGCGGGTATTTTCCGACTCGGTGGCGGGCGGCATCACGCTGACGGTCATGTCGTTCGGTTTCTCGCGCGGGGTGCCGCGCGACGCGGATCTGATGTTCGACATGCGCTTCCTGCGCAATCCGCACTGGGTGCCCGAGCTCAAGCCCCGTACCGGGCTCGACCCGGAAGTCGCCGCTTATGTGCAGGCGGATCCCACCTATGCCGAGGCCCGCGCACGGATCGAGGCGCTTATCCTCCTGCTGCTTCCGCGCTATGAAGCCGAGGGCAAAAGCTATGTGACCATCGCCATCGGTTGCACGGGAGGGAAGCACAGATCGGTACATTTCGCCGAGGCCCTCGCAATCGGGTTGCGCGAGGCCGGATTTTCGCCCACGGTCCGGCACCGCGAACTGACTCATCAGAAGTCGGACGACCAGGAGAGCACCGTGCCAGGCATTGGATCATGA
- a CDS encoding TrmH family RNA methyltransferase, with amino-acid sequence MPRQITAFSNPLIKRVRSLREKRHRREERLFLAEGLRILTEASEAGVLPEFVFFAKDGAQHPLARALIDAVEARGGEAIETDRDILAKLSGKDNPQTVIGVYREFETGLARIDRAAADIWIVAQSLRDPGNLGTILRTGDAVGAGGLILVDDCVDPFSVEAVRATMGALFTQRIATARWPEFLTWLRAGPGQLVGTSLNATQDYQAPRYEAPTFILVGNEAQGLPADYEARCDLLVKMPMLGKADSLNVAVATAVMAYEVLNQRRPR; translated from the coding sequence CTGCCCCGCCAGATCACCGCCTTCTCCAACCCGCTGATAAAACGCGTCCGGTCGCTGCGCGAGAAGCGGCATCGGCGCGAAGAAAGGCTGTTCCTGGCCGAGGGACTGCGCATCCTGACCGAGGCCAGCGAAGCGGGAGTGCTGCCGGAATTCGTCTTCTTCGCGAAGGATGGCGCCCAGCATCCGCTGGCCAGGGCGTTGATCGATGCAGTCGAGGCCCGGGGCGGCGAAGCGATCGAAACCGATCGCGACATCCTGGCCAAGCTGTCGGGCAAGGATAACCCGCAGACCGTCATCGGGGTCTATCGGGAGTTCGAAACCGGCCTCGCCCGCATCGATCGCGCGGCTGCCGACATCTGGATCGTCGCCCAGTCGCTGCGCGATCCCGGGAATCTCGGCACCATATTGCGCACTGGCGACGCCGTCGGCGCCGGCGGGCTGATCCTGGTCGACGACTGTGTCGATCCCTTTTCGGTCGAGGCGGTACGCGCGACGATGGGCGCGCTGTTCACCCAGCGGATCGCCACCGCGCGCTGGCCGGAGTTCCTCACCTGGCTGCGCGCCGGCCCCGGCCAGCTGGTCGGTACCAGCCTGAACGCCACGCAGGACTATCAGGCTCCGCGCTACGAGGCTCCGACCTTCATCCTCGTCGGCAATGAGGCGCAGGGCCTTCCCGCCGATTATGAAGCCCGATGCGATCTGCTGGTGAAGATGCCAATGCTTGGCAAGGCGGACAGCCTCAACGTCGCCGTCGCGACGGCGGTGATGGCCTATGAAGTGCTCAACCAGCGGCGGCCCCGCTGA
- the guaB gene encoding IMP dehydrogenase, with translation MDISLGLTFDDVLLRPGESDVLPSQAITATQVTKAIGLNIPILSSAMDTVTEADMAIVMAQLGGLGVLHRNLTVEEQAAAVRAVKRFESGMVVNPITMRPEQTLADALELMARNRISGIPVVEADGKLVGILTNRDVRFAENPNQPVSELMTRQNLAVVKAGVSQEEARRTLHQRRIEKLLVVDDNYRCVGLITVKDIEKAVTYPDATKDADGRLRVAAATTVGDKGFERTEALIAAECDLIVIDTAHGHNRDVARAVERVKRLSNSTQVIAGNVATAEATRALIDAGADGIKVGIGPGSICTTRVVAGVGVPQLTAVMEAAEEAAKSGVPVIADGGLRTSGDIAKALAAGAGSVMVGSLLAGTAEAPGETFLYQGRAYKAYRGMGSVGAMARGSADRYFQQDIKDQMKLVPEGIEGQVPYKGPARDVIHQLVGGVKAAMGYTGSRTIAELKQRARFVRITNAGLQESHVHDVAITREAPNYPTR, from the coding sequence ATGGATATCAGCCTCGGCCTTACTTTCGACGACGTGCTTCTCAGGCCCGGAGAGTCGGATGTACTGCCGAGCCAGGCGATCACCGCGACGCAGGTGACCAAGGCGATCGGGCTCAATATCCCGATCCTCTCCTCCGCGATGGACACCGTCACCGAGGCCGACATGGCGATCGTGATGGCGCAGCTGGGCGGCCTCGGCGTGCTGCACCGCAACCTCACCGTCGAGGAGCAGGCCGCCGCCGTCCGCGCGGTCAAGCGTTTCGAATCGGGCATGGTGGTCAATCCGATCACGATGCGTCCGGAACAGACCCTCGCCGATGCGCTCGAACTGATGGCGCGCAACCGAATTTCGGGCATTCCGGTCGTCGAGGCCGACGGCAAGCTCGTGGGCATCCTCACCAACCGCGACGTCCGCTTCGCCGAAAACCCGAACCAGCCCGTCTCCGAACTGATGACCAGGCAGAATCTGGCGGTGGTGAAGGCCGGCGTGAGCCAGGAGGAGGCCCGCCGCACGCTCCACCAGCGCCGCATCGAGAAGCTGCTGGTCGTCGATGACAATTATCGCTGCGTCGGCCTGATCACGGTCAAGGATATCGAAAAGGCGGTCACATATCCCGACGCCACCAAGGATGCGGACGGGCGGCTGCGTGTCGCGGCGGCGACCACGGTGGGCGACAAGGGGTTTGAGCGGACCGAGGCGCTGATCGCCGCCGAATGCGATCTGATCGTCATCGACACTGCGCACGGCCACAATCGCGACGTCGCCCGTGCCGTCGAACGGGTGAAGCGGCTGTCCAACTCGACCCAGGTGATCGCCGGCAACGTTGCCACCGCCGAAGCGACCCGCGCCTTGATCGATGCCGGCGCCGACGGGATCAAGGTCGGCATCGGCCCCGGCTCGATCTGCACGACGCGTGTCGTCGCGGGCGTCGGCGTGCCACAGCTGACCGCGGTGATGGAGGCCGCCGAGGAAGCCGCGAAATCAGGCGTGCCCGTGATCGCCGATGGCGGCCTGCGTACCTCTGGCGATATCGCCAAGGCGCTGGCGGCAGGCGCCGGATCGGTGATGGTCGGCTCGCTGCTCGCGGGCACCGCCGAAGCGCCGGGCGAGACCTTCCTCTACCAGGGCCGTGCCTATAAGGCCTATCGTGGCATGGGCTCGGTCGGCGCGATGGCGCGCGGCTCGGCCGACCGCTATTTCCAGCAGGATATCAAGGACCAGATGAAGCTGGTGCCCGAGGGGATCGAGGGCCAGGTGCCGTACAAGGGGCCCGCTCGCGATGTCATCCACCAGCTGGTCGGCGGCGTAAAGGCGGCGATGGGCTATACGGGATCGCGCACGATCGCCGAGCTCAAGCAGCGAGCACGTTTCGTCCGCATCACCAATGCCGGCCTCCAGGAAAGCCATGTCCATGATGTGGCGATCACCCGTGAGGCGCCGAACTATCCGACGCGCTGA